TTAGGCAGTGACAATCCCGAGTTGCTGATCAACCACCTGCATTGGGCGCGTGCCTACAAAACACCTTACGAGATTGCCTGCCTGCGCGAAGCAAACCGTATTGCGGTAGCTGGGCACCAAGCTGCTGAACAGGCCTTCCGCAGCGGAGCCAGTGAATTTGAGATCAACCAGGCCTATCTGAGTGCTGCCGGTCAGGGCGAGAACCGTATGCCCTACGGAAATATTGTCGCCCTGAATGAACACGCAGCCATACTGCATTACACCCACCTTTCCACCCAGCGCCTACCGGAAGCTGAACTGAGGACTTTCCTGATAGATGCCGGTGCCGACTGCAACGGTTACTGCTCCGATATCACCCGTACCTATGCCTACGCTGATAGCGAATTTGCGCAGCTACTGGCCGCCATGGATGAGAAACAGCTGGAGCTGGTCAATGGCCTCAAGCCGGGCCTGCCCTACCCCGACCTTCACCGGCAGTGCCACCTGAAAGTAGGTCAGTTACTGGCACAGTTTGGAGTGATCAAAACTTCTGCAGAGGGCGCGGTGGAATCCGGGCTAACTCGCCCCTTTATGCCGCATGGCCTGGGGCACTTCCTCGGTCTGCAGGTACACGATGTAGGTGGCTTCCAAAGCGGGCCCGAAGGTGGCACTACACCCCCACCTGCAGAATACCCCTTCCTGCGTACCAGTCGTACGATTGAGGAAAACCAGGTATTTACTATTGAACCCGGCCTCTACTTTATCGATAGCCTGTTGGATGAATTAAAAGCAACTGATCTCGCCGCTGAGGTAAATTGGGATAAAGTGGAAGACTTCCGCCCCTACGGAGGAGTGCGAATTGAAGATAACATCGTTGTACGCGCTGAAGGTAACGTGAACCTTTCCCGAGATGGTTTCATAGGGTTTTGAGCCTCGGAAAGTAGCTCGAGTTATAGGCGGTGGATACCCCACCGCTTACCCCCAACGTCCTGCCGCACTTAGTTTTCACTCCATCGCATATATTGAAGCAAGTATTAAAAAACAGTCCCCCACTATTGCCCAGTCGCTAAAAAAAAGCCAACCTGCCCCCCAAACAAAAGAAAGGGAAGGCTTTAATCATGAAAATATCCAGACTCTCAGCCGTTGTCACAGCAACCCTATTGGCGACAGCCAATCCGTCCTACGCAAAATCTATCGAATATAAATTTTATGATAAAGAAGGCATTGCCGGCTCTGAAATTATCGAGCAAGACGGTAACCAAGTTACTGGAGAATTAAAACTTGGCTGGAACAATCGCCGTTTGAGTTTAAAAGAAAGCTTTACCATCGGTGACAGCGAAATGCTGGAAAAACTTACGATTGAAGGTATCAGTCCTTTTGGCGCGCCGGTTAATGAAGAGTTTTTCCTGGTAGACGGCATAGCCAAGTGGAAAGGTTCGGATGAAAATGGCAGCGCAAAAACTTCTGAAGACCAATTTTATATCCCCAAAAACAGTACTCTGGCCGTACAAACCCAGTTGGTAAAAGCCTTACTTGTTGATGAAGACCATATCATCCCCCTGCTACCTCAGGGGCAGGCGCGACTGCACAAACTCGACGAATTAACAGTGCAGCAAGGACCACAAAAGAAAAAGGTTTACCTATATGGCGTGAGTGGACTGGGCTTTACCCCTGAATTGAGCTGGTATGATGAAGAAGGCGAGTTATTTGCCGCTGACGAAGGCGGCTGGTTTGCGATTCTCCGCGAGGGATGGGACAAATCCCATCTGGAAGTCCTCAAGAAACACCAAGTAGCCGCTGCAGATAAATACCTGCAGGATATTGCAGTCAAACATACCCATACCTCTTCACAGCCCATCCTGCTTAGCAACGTGAATGTGGTGGACGTAGAAGCTGGGAAGCTGCAAAAACAGCGCCATGTCCTGGTGGAGGACGGCAAGATCAGTAAGATCAGCAGTCGCCCAATTAAAATGAAAGGCGTCACCAAGATTGACGCCAAGGGCCACACCCTGATTCCCGGCCTGTGGGATATGCATGCGCATTTATCTGCAACCGATGGCACCCTAAATATGGCTGCAGGTATTATCAATGTGCGCGATATAGGCAATACTCATGAAGCCGTGACACGAATCTCCGAACTTTATGAATCCGAACAGATCATCGGCGGTGATATGTTCCGCGCAGGCTTTATGGACCGGGAGAGCGAAAACGCCATGCGCATGGGCAAAACTGCCAACAGCCTGGAAGAAGCCAAGGAGATCGTCGACTGGTATTCAGAGCGAGGCTATCAGCAGATCAAAACTTACAGCTCCATGGAGCCCGAGTGGATTGCCCCACTGGCAGAGCATATCCACAGTAAAGATATGCGCTTGTCCGGCCATATTCCGGCCTTTATGACTGCCGAGGAAGCTATCGATGCTGGCTTCGATGAGATCCAGCATATCAACATGTTGTTCCTCAACTTTATGGGCAAGATCGATACCCGTAAAAGACTACGCTTCACCGAGATTGGCGAGCACGCCCATGAACTTGACCTGGACAGCGAAGAAGTAGCGGCATTTCTGGATAAGCTGGCCGAAAAGGGCACCGTTGTGGATGCTACTACCACCGTTTTTAAATCCATGCTTTTACGCCAGCCCGGAAAGATGGACCCGGAATTTGCCAATGTTGCCGAGCACCTGCCAGCCAATATACGCCGCTATTTTGTCGGCGCAGAGCTGGACGTAAAACCGGAGCACCGCCATGCCTACGATATGTCTGCAGAGGCCCTGCTGGATATGGTGCGTAAACTGCACGAGCACAAGGTCACCATGGTCGCCGGCTCCGATGGGATTCCCGGTTTCACCCTGCTGCGAGAATTAGAGCTCTATGCCAAATCCGGTATTCCAGCCATCGATGTATTGCGCACCGCTACCCTGATCCCGGCTCAGGTAATGGGGGCTGATAAATACACCGGTAGTATTTCTGTAGGGAAGAATGCGGATCTGGTATTGCTGGAGGGCAACCCGCTTGAGGATATTACCGCTCTGCGCCGTGCAGCTCTCGTAATTGAGGGGCAAAACCTGTATCGCCCGGATGAGCTGTATAAGGCTCTGGGTATTAAACCCTTCCACCCCTCAGTGCCTTTTGAGTTAAATGGCACTACAACTGTTGCCGTAAAAGACTAGAAATTATTGGCCCGCCTATAAAAAAACCGGGAGAAATACCTCTTCCGGTTTTTTTACCAGGTAAATTCGACAATCAATGCCGCTACCCTGTATCAGGCCAGCTCGGATCGCACTGCCCGCGCAGCCTCCACCATATTCAACAGGGATGACCCAACCTCTGCCCAACTGCGGGTCTTGAGGCCGCAATCCGGGTTCACCCAAAGCCTCTCCACCGGTACTACCTCAGCAATCTTCTTTAAGCGATCCACTAATTCTGCCCGCTCGGGCACATTGGGGGAGTGAATATCGTATACACCCGGTCCAATTTCATTGGGATAGCCATCGCTCCTATCGGCAAAAGCAGTGAGTAGGCGTAAGTCGGAACGTGCAGATTCGATAGTAATCACATCCGCATCCAGAGACACAATCGCATCCATAATTGCATTGAAGTTGCTATAGCACATATGAGTATGGATTTGCGTTTCCGCTTTCACCTCACTGCAGGTATAACGGAAGCAGCCTACAGCCCAGGAAAAGTAATCTGTGTGCCCAGACTTTCTCAGCGGTACGCCTTCACGCAGGGCCGGCTCGTCAATCTGGATAATACCTATGCCTGCAGCTTCCAGATCCAAGACTTCCTCACGCAGTGCTTTAGCAATTTGCAGGCAACTCTCACTGCGGTGAATATCCTCCCGCGGGAAGGACCAGTTTAGAATTGTCACCGGACCTGTCAGCATACCTTTCACCGGCTTATTGGTGAGGCTCTGCGCATAACTACTCCACTCCACAGTCATGGCCTGTGGGCGGGAGATATCACCGAAAATAATCGGCGGCTTCACACAGCGGGAACCGTAACTCTGTACCCAGCCGTTGCCAGTGTGTACAAAACCATCCAGCTGCTCCCCAAAATATTCCACCATATCGTTGCGTTCGGCCTCGCCATGAACCAGAACATCCAGGCCAAGGATTTCCTGGCGACGGATTGCTTCGGCAATCTCCGCCCGCAAATGATCGAGATAATCCCCCTCGCTGATTTCACCATTGCGGTGCTGGCGGCGAACCTTACGCAGTAAATCAGTCTGGGGGAATGATCCAATAGTCGTAGTGGGTAGCAGGGGCAGCTGCCAGCGCTCAGCCTGTACCGGTGCGCGCTCCAGGTAGCGCTGTCCCCGCCAGGTACCCTGCAGCTGCTCAGCAACCGGACAACTCTGTCCGTCATGTTTCGGGTTGTCTGCAACCGCACTAATATTTTGTTTCAGGAGTTGCTGCAGCTGCGCCAGCTCAGTCAGTTTCTGGCGGCTGTAGGCGAGCTTTTGTTTTTGCTCTACTGAGAGAGTGACTTCGGTATTCAAGTCAACCGGACTATGCAACAGTGAACAGCTGGCCGAGATCCACAGGCGGTCGCCAAGCTTCTCCACCAGAGGCTTCAGTGTGCGCTGCCACTTCTCCAGATCGGCACGCCAAATATTACGCCCATTCACCACACCGACAGACAGCACTTGCTTCTCACCAGTATGTTTCACTGCAGTATTTAATTCTTCAGGTGCACGCACACAGTCAATATGTACTCCCTCCACCGACAACGAGAAGGCAAGGTTCAGGTTTTCCCGCAGTGGTGAAAAGTACGTTGCCAGCAGCAAATTCAGGTTACCTGAAGCTGTACGGAGCTCCTCATAAGCACTGTTGAATG
This DNA window, taken from Microbulbifer sp. GL-2, encodes the following:
- the pepQ gene encoding Xaa-Pro dipeptidase; this translates as MDKNLYADHIATLSRRYDEILGECGFDSLNVYSGAPKMQFLDDNPYPFKVNPHFKALVPVTDNPHSWVIYRRGQKPKLLFYRPVDFWHYVPPAPKTFWSEFYDIELLSKPAEAKEFLNAENTAFIGEGDRLQGWPLGSDNPELLINHLHWARAYKTPYEIACLREANRIAVAGHQAAEQAFRSGASEFEINQAYLSAAGQGENRMPYGNIVALNEHAAILHYTHLSTQRLPEAELRTFLIDAGADCNGYCSDITRTYAYADSEFAQLLAAMDEKQLELVNGLKPGLPYPDLHRQCHLKVGQLLAQFGVIKTSAEGAVESGLTRPFMPHGLGHFLGLQVHDVGGFQSGPEGGTTPPPAEYPFLRTSRTIEENQVFTIEPGLYFIDSLLDELKATDLAAEVNWDKVEDFRPYGGVRIEDNIVVRAEGNVNLSRDGFIGF
- a CDS encoding amidohydrolase family protein gives rise to the protein MKISRLSAVVTATLLATANPSYAKSIEYKFYDKEGIAGSEIIEQDGNQVTGELKLGWNNRRLSLKESFTIGDSEMLEKLTIEGISPFGAPVNEEFFLVDGIAKWKGSDENGSAKTSEDQFYIPKNSTLAVQTQLVKALLVDEDHIIPLLPQGQARLHKLDELTVQQGPQKKKVYLYGVSGLGFTPELSWYDEEGELFAADEGGWFAILREGWDKSHLEVLKKHQVAAADKYLQDIAVKHTHTSSQPILLSNVNVVDVEAGKLQKQRHVLVEDGKISKISSRPIKMKGVTKIDAKGHTLIPGLWDMHAHLSATDGTLNMAAGIINVRDIGNTHEAVTRISELYESEQIIGGDMFRAGFMDRESENAMRMGKTANSLEEAKEIVDWYSERGYQQIKTYSSMEPEWIAPLAEHIHSKDMRLSGHIPAFMTAEEAIDAGFDEIQHINMLFLNFMGKIDTRKRLRFTEIGEHAHELDLDSEEVAAFLDKLAEKGTVVDATTTVFKSMLLRQPGKMDPEFANVAEHLPANIRRYFVGAELDVKPEHRHAYDMSAEALLDMVRKLHEHKVTMVAGSDGIPGFTLLRELELYAKSGIPAIDVLRTATLIPAQVMGADKYTGSISVGKNADLVLLEGNPLEDITALRRAALVIEGQNLYRPDELYKALGIKPFHPSVPFELNGTTTVAVKD
- the metE gene encoding 5-methyltetrahydropteroyltriglutamate--homocysteine S-methyltransferase; the protein is MAQAHILGYPRIGANRELKKAQEAYWRGDTPQQQLLQVGAEIRRSNWQAQSDAGLDLVTVGDFAWYDQVLNHSLMFGVVADRFSEGAAGNKLDQYFRLARGRAPSGQPVAASAMTKWFDTNYHYLVPEFSAGQVFSLDSEWLLEEVREAQAQGHKAKPVVIGPLTYLWLGRGVDNALSLLPGLLPCYAKLLSQLADLGVEWVQVDEPILGLDLPDEWRSAFNSAYEELRTASGNLNLLLATYFSPLRENLNLAFSLSVEGVHIDCVRAPEELNTAVKHTGEKQVLSVGVVNGRNIWRADLEKWQRTLKPLVEKLGDRLWISASCSLLHSPVDLNTEVTLSVEQKQKLAYSRQKLTELAQLQQLLKQNISAVADNPKHDGQSCPVAEQLQGTWRGQRYLERAPVQAERWQLPLLPTTTIGSFPQTDLLRKVRRQHRNGEISEGDYLDHLRAEIAEAIRRQEILGLDVLVHGEAERNDMVEYFGEQLDGFVHTGNGWVQSYGSRCVKPPIIFGDISRPQAMTVEWSSYAQSLTNKPVKGMLTGPVTILNWSFPREDIHRSESCLQIAKALREEVLDLEAAGIGIIQIDEPALREGVPLRKSGHTDYFSWAVGCFRYTCSEVKAETQIHTHMCYSNFNAIMDAIVSLDADVITIESARSDLRLLTAFADRSDGYPNEIGPGVYDIHSPNVPERAELVDRLKKIAEVVPVERLWVNPDCGLKTRSWAEVGSSLLNMVEAARAVRSELA